In the genome of Acidimicrobiia bacterium, one region contains:
- the merB gene encoding organomercurial lyase — MTIDAKIEDWANQLAAATPSLDHDQQRIALQIYHLIAANAEPVTAAQIADTTGVSPDRVEESLHSWPLVLWDDQDRVVGFWGIHANHIAPTHAIEMDGTTVYARCAWDTLFITEILGRQTEINSTDPHQETPISLTVTPEGVVRIDPPDVVVSLLLPEDGLTDDAIQRFCHKVHFFASPESAEPWIDGRPGLFHVTVDEAFHLGQVTNRLRMGAILDDVDGGRR, encoded by the coding sequence ATGACCATCGACGCCAAGATCGAGGACTGGGCCAACCAACTCGCCGCAGCGACGCCGAGCCTGGACCACGATCAGCAGCGGATCGCTCTACAGATCTATCACCTGATAGCCGCCAACGCAGAGCCGGTGACCGCCGCCCAGATCGCCGACACCACCGGCGTCTCTCCGGACAGGGTCGAGGAGAGTCTCCACTCCTGGCCGCTGGTGCTCTGGGACGACCAGGATCGTGTGGTCGGGTTCTGGGGGATCCACGCCAACCACATCGCGCCCACCCACGCTATCGAAATGGACGGGACCACGGTCTACGCCCGGTGCGCCTGGGACACCCTGTTCATCACAGAGATCCTCGGCCGACAGACAGAGATCAACTCCACCGACCCCCACCAAGAAACGCCGATCAGTCTTACCGTCACGCCCGAGGGAGTGGTCAGAATCGACCCACCCGACGTCGTGGTCTCGCTGCTGCTCCCCGAGGATGGTCTCACCGACGACGCCATCCAACGGTTCTGCCACAAGGTCCACTTCTTCGCCTCACCCGAGTCAGCCGAACCGTGGATCGACGGCCGACCGGGACTGTTTCACGTCACCGTTGACGAGGCGTTCCATCTGGGCCAGGTCACCAACCGTCTCCGTATGGGAGCGATTCTGGACGATGTCGACGGAGGTCGACGCTGA
- a CDS encoding metal-sensitive transcriptional regulator has product MAFRLRSAVGHLEGVIRMVDDDRYCIDVLHQLSAVQGALESVRRQILEAHLRGCVPEAVAEGRVDDVVDELLAATFGSAPTSGRAGHRCHDEATHAGVAAGV; this is encoded by the coding sequence GTGGCGTTCCGCCTCCGGTCTGCCGTCGGTCACCTCGAAGGGGTGATCCGCATGGTCGACGACGACCGCTACTGCATCGACGTGCTCCACCAGCTCTCCGCGGTGCAAGGCGCCCTCGAGAGTGTGCGCCGCCAGATCCTCGAAGCGCACCTGCGAGGCTGCGTCCCCGAAGCGGTCGCTGAGGGCCGGGTCGACGACGTCGTCGACGAACTGCTCGCCGCCACCTTCGGGTCCGCTCCGACCTCCGGCCGAGCCGGACATCGGTGCCACGACGAGGCGACGCATGCCGGAGTCGCCGCTGGTGTCTGA
- a CDS encoding SHOCT domain-containing protein, translated as MWCDWNTMGFFGWTMMVVFWGAVVALAVWAIRSTRTRPSESRSGALDILERRFAAGEIDRDEFEARRALLVEDPEIRR; from the coding sequence ATGTGGTGTGACTGGAACACGATGGGGTTCTTCGGTTGGACGATGATGGTCGTCTTCTGGGGTGCGGTCGTCGCCCTGGCGGTGTGGGCGATCCGCTCCACGAGGACCCGCCCCTCGGAGAGCCGCTCTGGTGCGCTCGACATCTTGGAGCGTCGCTTCGCCGCAGGCGAGATCGACCGTGACGAGTTCGAGGCCCGGCGCGCCCTGCTCGTCGAAGATCCGGAGATAAGGCGATGA
- a CDS encoding thioredoxin family protein — MEITIQYFDDCPNWKTTAAHLNTLVGEGLDATIDYELIDTHELAVARNFHGSPTVLIDGVDAFSEDDAPVGLACRVYQTEDGYAGSPSLDQLRAVIASAEQRS; from the coding sequence ATGGAGATCACGATCCAGTACTTCGACGACTGTCCCAACTGGAAGACCACAGCCGCACACCTCAACACCCTGGTCGGCGAGGGGTTGGACGCCACCATCGACTACGAGCTGATCGACACCCACGAGCTGGCCGTCGCCCGAAACTTTCACGGGTCACCCACCGTTCTCATCGACGGCGTCGACGCCTTCTCCGAAGACGACGCGCCAGTGGGGCTGGCCTGTCGGGTATATCAGACCGAAGACGGTTACGCCGGGTCGCCGTCCCTCGACCAGCTACGAGCCGTCATCGCCTCCGCAGAACAGAGGAGCTGA
- a CDS encoding redoxin family protein, translating into MTTTKKPATNKRTSQRAQASKRRRGSMWKWIGFIAVPAVLVAVVTVGSFTPTDETTISQAPPFQLAASDGSTVSLDQTLAQGDALLYFSMGVGCDGCFAQIPELEPLLAERGINLVPIMVDPAQTVDTEAARFGITRPILIDSDRDVSDAYGMMGIYGHGDRPSHSFALVRQNGEVAWVRHYAEMFVPADALLAELDAAAGA; encoded by the coding sequence ATGACCACCACCAAGAAACCGGCCACGAACAAGCGAACATCGCAGCGAGCCCAGGCCAGTAAGCGGCGGCGCGGCTCGATGTGGAAGTGGATCGGATTCATCGCCGTTCCCGCTGTCCTCGTCGCCGTCGTCACCGTCGGATCGTTCACCCCCACCGACGAAACCACCATCAGCCAAGCACCACCGTTCCAACTGGCCGCCAGCGACGGGTCCACGGTGTCCCTTGACCAGACCCTGGCGCAAGGTGACGCCCTCTTGTACTTCTCGATGGGGGTCGGCTGCGACGGTTGTTTCGCCCAGATCCCCGAACTGGAGCCGTTGCTGGCCGAGCGCGGCATCAACCTGGTACCGATCATGGTCGACCCGGCCCAGACGGTCGACACCGAAGCCGCCCGCTTCGGCATCACCCGTCCCATCCTCATCGACTCCGACCGTGACGTGTCCGACGCTTACGGGATGATGGGGATCTACGGGCACGGCGACCGGCCCAGCCACAGCTTCGCCCTAGTCCGCCAGAACGGCGAAGTGGCGTGGGTACGGCACTATGCCGAGATGTTCGTCCCCGCCGATGCGCTGCTCGCCGAGCTCGACGCCGCCGCCGGAGCCTGA
- a CDS encoding cytochrome c — protein sequence MTALRKGVALIAVLAALSSACSDAASSSGQTPPRIGDLGNAPAPPDLDSDRVAVGEVLYAERCASCHGADLAGDPHWKTPNPDGSYPPPPHDSTGHTWHHSDRLLVDIVRNGSGFEQSRMPTFSDLSVEQVLSIVEYLKTTWGPEERAFQWQVTWQETPSDD from the coding sequence GTGACTGCGCTCCGTAAGGGCGTTGCCCTGATCGCCGTGCTGGCGGCGCTGAGCTCGGCATGCTCGGACGCTGCCAGCAGCAGCGGCCAGACTCCGCCCAGGATCGGCGATCTCGGCAACGCTCCGGCACCGCCCGACCTCGACAGCGACCGTGTCGCGGTCGGAGAGGTCCTCTACGCCGAACGCTGCGCCTCCTGCCACGGTGCCGACCTGGCGGGTGATCCCCACTGGAAGACCCCGAATCCGGACGGGTCATATCCGCCACCGCCGCACGACTCGACGGGTCACACCTGGCACCACTCCGACCGGCTGCTCGTCGACATCGTCCGCAACGGTTCGGGCTTCGAGCAGAGTCGGATGCCGACGTTCTCTGATCTCAGCGTCGAGCAGGTGCTCTCTATCGTCGAGTACCTGAAGACCACGTGGGGCCCCGAAGAACGGGCGTTCCAATGGCAGGTCACCTGGCAGGAGACCCCGAGCGACGACTGA
- a CDS encoding rhodanese-like domain-containing protein produces the protein MVTGIDRTELLDLIEAEDAQIVDVLPEPDYTEAHLPDAVNIPLKQLTAKAAGVLDISRPVVVYCHDGL, from the coding sequence ATGGTCACCGGTATCGACCGCACCGAACTGCTGGATCTCATCGAAGCTGAGGACGCCCAGATCGTCGACGTTCTCCCCGAACCCGATTACACCGAGGCTCACCTCCCTGATGCGGTGAATATTCCGTTGAAACAGCTCACCGCCAAGGCTGCAGGCGTCCTCGACATATCCCGACCGGTGGTGGTCTACTGCCACGACGGATTGTGA
- a CDS encoding HAMP domain-containing sensor histidine kinase encodes MRRPFGTLRSRLLLSHLAVVAVGVVVLLVAGRSLGDVFIHDHLRSMNHMMGGMSAAEAGQLEEGITAAFNRALVVAAIISGAVAVAVSTFAALRLLRPLEDVRRVARRLAGGSYHERVPLPEEEELAALASDVNELAAALEATEQRRLRLVSEVAHELRTPVATLTGYLEGLLDGVFEPDTETLASAIGEARRMERLADDLSALSRAEEGRVELHLEEADLAQLARDAAERLRPQFNAQEVHLDIEAGPSLPVLVDRDRMAQVLTNLVGNALTYTPPGGRVRITAARAADTAHIEVSDTGRGLSADQLELVFDRFYRVDRTAVGGTGIGLTIARSLARLQGGDVTASSPGIGHGSTFVLTVPQGSRPQRS; translated from the coding sequence ATGAGACGACCGTTCGGCACGCTTCGAAGTCGGCTCCTCCTCTCACACCTGGCCGTGGTCGCGGTTGGGGTGGTGGTGTTGCTCGTCGCCGGTCGCAGCCTCGGGGATGTCTTCATCCACGATCACCTGCGTTCCATGAACCACATGATGGGTGGCATGTCGGCAGCAGAAGCGGGCCAGCTCGAGGAGGGGATCACCGCAGCGTTCAACCGGGCACTGGTGGTGGCGGCCATCATCAGCGGTGCGGTGGCCGTGGCCGTCTCGACCTTCGCCGCTCTGCGGCTGCTGCGGCCCCTGGAAGACGTGAGACGCGTGGCTCGACGGCTCGCCGGCGGCTCCTACCACGAGCGGGTCCCCTTGCCCGAGGAGGAGGAACTCGCCGCGCTCGCCAGCGACGTCAACGAGCTCGCCGCCGCCCTCGAGGCGACCGAGCAGCGCCGCCTTCGCCTCGTCTCCGAGGTGGCTCATGAACTGCGCACGCCGGTGGCCACACTCACGGGCTACCTGGAGGGTCTCCTCGACGGCGTGTTCGAACCCGACACCGAAACGTTGGCCTCCGCCATCGGCGAAGCGCGTCGCATGGAACGACTCGCCGACGACCTCTCGGCACTGTCCCGGGCCGAGGAAGGCCGGGTCGAGCTCCACCTCGAAGAAGCCGATCTGGCGCAGCTGGCCCGCGACGCCGCCGAACGGCTTCGCCCCCAGTTCAATGCTCAGGAAGTCCACCTCGACATCGAAGCGGGCCCGTCATTGCCGGTGTTGGTGGACCGGGACAGGATGGCGCAGGTGTTGACCAACCTCGTAGGCAACGCCCTGACCTACACCCCGCCGGGAGGTCGAGTCCGGATCACGGCGGCTCGGGCGGCGGATACCGCTCATATCGAGGTGAGCGACACCGGTCGCGGCCTCTCCGCGGACCAGCTCGAGCTGGTGTTCGATCGTTTCTACCGGGTCGACCGCACCGCCGTCGGCGGCACCGGGATCGGGCTCACCATTGCCCGCAGCCTCGCCCGTCTCCAAGGCGGTGATGTCACTGCATCCTCCCCTGGCATCGGGCACGGTTCGACGTTCGTCCTGACGGTTCCTCAAGGATCGCGCCCGCAGCGGTCCTAG
- a CDS encoding heavy metal-responsive transcriptional regulator: MQIGEVAQKIGMATSAIRFYEEKGLIPEPDRTDSGYRDYDPAVVDRIRFIRAGQTVGLTLRELNQVLQIRDRGESPCRHVADLLDTRIHDVDQRIEELRRLRRDLTAMRRSASRLDPADCPPEGVCRIVTETG, encoded by the coding sequence ATGCAGATAGGTGAAGTCGCCCAAAAGATCGGTATGGCCACTTCGGCGATCCGCTTCTACGAAGAGAAAGGTCTCATCCCTGAACCGGATCGCACCGATTCCGGCTATCGGGACTATGACCCGGCAGTAGTGGACCGGATCCGCTTCATCCGAGCCGGTCAGACAGTCGGTCTCACTCTCCGCGAACTGAACCAGGTTCTGCAGATCCGAGACCGAGGCGAGTCGCCTTGTCGACATGTCGCAGACTTGTTGGACACCAGAATTCACGACGTTGACCAGCGGATCGAAGAGCTTCGACGTCTGCGGCGCGACTTGACCGCCATGCGACGAAGCGCCAGCCGCCTCGACCCGGCCGACTGTCCACCCGAGGGCGTTTGTCGGATCGTCACTGAGACCGGGTGA
- a CDS encoding cytochrome c yields the protein MAAVVVLTLSVVLAACGGDSSEGGIPTQDPDLVAAGADLYAANCAECHGTDLRGTDKGPSHLSEVYEPNHHADGAFLFAVQAGSRAHHWRFGDMPPVEGLSTEDVEAIVAFVREQQRIEGFEPYPP from the coding sequence ATGGCTGCTGTCGTCGTGCTGACGTTGTCCGTGGTGCTGGCGGCGTGTGGGGGCGACAGCTCAGAAGGAGGCATTCCGACCCAGGATCCCGACCTGGTGGCCGCCGGTGCCGACCTCTACGCCGCCAACTGCGCCGAATGCCACGGAACGGACCTGCGAGGCACCGACAAGGGCCCGTCACATCTCTCCGAGGTGTACGAACCAAACCACCACGCCGACGGGGCCTTCCTCTTTGCCGTCCAGGCCGGTTCTCGCGCCCACCATTGGCGTTTCGGCGACATGCCCCCCGTCGAAGGGCTCTCCACCGAAGACGTCGAGGCCATCGTCGCCTTCGTCCGTGAACAGCAACGCATCGAAGGCTTCGAGCCATATCCACCCTGA
- a CDS encoding plastocyanin/azurin family copper-binding protein, with translation MFFSLRQAAPIAVAAALLLAACSDSGAATTTTISDDHPMEFGFGEPADAGDADRVVEIVASDDFRFTPDAVTVDVGETITFRIVNAGQVPHDFTLGDQATQDEHDEEMAEMGGMMMDDEANAVAIAAGETKELTWRFTEEGPVLIGCHQPGHYAAGMKGTVTVGS, from the coding sequence ATGTTTTTCAGTCTTCGTCAGGCTGCGCCGATCGCCGTCGCAGCAGCATTACTTCTGGCTGCCTGCAGCGATTCAGGGGCCGCCACCACCACCACAATCAGCGATGACCATCCGATGGAGTTCGGGTTCGGGGAGCCGGCCGATGCCGGCGACGCCGACCGAGTCGTGGAGATCGTCGCCAGCGACGACTTCCGGTTCACGCCGGACGCCGTGACCGTCGACGTCGGCGAGACGATCACCTTCAGGATCGTCAACGCGGGCCAGGTTCCCCACGACTTCACGCTAGGAGACCAAGCCACTCAAGACGAACACGACGAGGAAATGGCGGAGATGGGCGGGATGATGATGGACGACGAGGCCAACGCTGTCGCCATCGCCGCCGGCGAAACCAAAGAGCTGACATGGCGATTCACCGAGGAGGGGCCGGTTCTCATCGGATGCCACCAGCCAGGTCACTACGCGGCCGGGATGAAGGGCACGGTCACAGTCGGGTCGTGA
- a CDS encoding glutaredoxin domain-containing protein: MSESEPVSVVVVTAAGCHYCDHAQQVLDTLGETVPLAVTTVDLSSDEGLALMVTHRAGFPPLVIVDGEFFGFGRISLKKLERRLTQRAASVGEG, translated from the coding sequence GTGTCTGAATCCGAACCGGTCAGCGTGGTCGTGGTCACCGCCGCCGGCTGTCACTACTGCGACCACGCACAACAGGTTCTCGACACGCTTGGTGAAACGGTGCCGCTTGCGGTGACCACCGTGGACCTGTCATCAGACGAAGGTCTGGCGCTCATGGTGACCCACCGGGCAGGGTTCCCGCCGCTCGTCATCGTCGACGGCGAGTTCTTCGGGTTCGGTCGGATCAGCCTCAAGAAGTTGGAGCGTCGCCTCACCCAACGAGCCGCTTCGGTCGGGGAGGGATGA
- a CDS encoding cytochrome c biogenesis protein CcdA: protein MNVEGLFLGGSLLAAFVAGAVALFAPCCIVVMFPSFLAAAVRNHRWRLVPLTFIFAAGVATVLVPVTLGLGLLTESLLRFHTAVYGIGAALLLGLAVLSLTGRNWSLPFLQGSPDISRTDSAGVYALGVFSGAASACCAPVLAGVLTLSAISPGLIGGVGIGLAYVFGMVFPLVVLTVAWDRLGPQKTQLGSRKVSFGIGRIRVATTVAGAAAGLMFLVMAGVLAVVAVTGSSLAPAFTASVGARIEDSLAGLVSGLAWIPDPVIGALLIAVAAGAIYLSVRRRHHTASQQQGEPACHDHHQETGHEQANIAASPGQ, encoded by the coding sequence ATGAACGTGGAGGGGCTATTCCTCGGAGGGTCGCTGCTGGCGGCGTTCGTCGCCGGGGCGGTCGCCCTGTTCGCACCCTGTTGCATCGTCGTCATGTTCCCGTCGTTCCTCGCCGCTGCGGTGCGGAACCATCGGTGGCGTCTGGTCCCGCTGACGTTCATCTTCGCTGCGGGGGTGGCCACCGTCCTCGTCCCGGTGACCCTCGGGCTCGGTTTGCTCACCGAGAGCCTGCTCCGGTTCCATACCGCGGTGTACGGGATCGGAGCTGCCCTTTTGTTGGGTTTGGCGGTGCTCTCTCTGACCGGACGGAACTGGTCGTTGCCGTTCTTGCAGGGTTCACCGGACATCTCCCGCACCGACTCAGCCGGGGTCTACGCCCTCGGTGTCTTCTCCGGCGCCGCATCGGCGTGCTGTGCGCCGGTCCTCGCCGGGGTCCTCACCCTGTCCGCCATCTCCCCGGGCCTGATCGGCGGCGTCGGCATCGGCCTCGCCTACGTGTTCGGGATGGTGTTCCCCCTCGTCGTGCTCACCGTGGCATGGGACCGGCTCGGCCCGCAGAAGACCCAGCTCGGATCGAGGAAGGTGTCGTTCGGGATCGGTCGGATCCGGGTCGCCACCACCGTCGCCGGCGCTGCGGCAGGCCTGATGTTCCTCGTCATGGCCGGCGTGCTCGCCGTCGTCGCCGTCACCGGCTCCTCGCTGGCACCCGCTTTCACCGCCAGCGTCGGGGCCCGCATCGAGGACAGCCTGGCCGGACTGGTGAGCGGTCTGGCATGGATCCCCGACCCGGTGATCGGTGCGCTGCTCATCGCTGTCGCCGCCGGGGCCATCTACCTGTCAGTGCGTCGTCGACACCACACCGCATCTCAACAACAAGGAGAACCTGCCTGCCATGACCACCACCAAGAAACCGGCCACGAACAAGCGAACATCGCAGCGAGCCCAGGCCAGTAA
- a CDS encoding SHOCT domain-containing protein, which yields MALFWVGVILLVVWAVREGSDRPQSPPSALSILEERFARGEVDADEFTARRRELAGR from the coding sequence ATGGCGTTGTTCTGGGTCGGAGTGATCCTGCTCGTGGTCTGGGCTGTGCGAGAGGGCAGCGACCGACCGCAGAGCCCACCCAGCGCGTTGAGCATCCTCGAAGAGCGCTTTGCCCGCGGCGAGGTCGACGCCGACGAGTTCACTGCGCGCCGCAGAGAACTGGCCGGTCGATGA
- a CDS encoding heavy metal translocating P-type ATPase: MTHTHTHTQERHDTVVLQVGGMQFASEKNKVESFLGRMNGVVAVDANPVAQTATVTFDPSVATAEQLRECVIECGYHCAGESVPAHVCYEEAPQAHPGEERSPHAVMGHGSHGEMSMDAMVTDMRNRFLVALLFTIPIVLYSPLGRDTLGFTLGTPFGLRDDVFALLLSLPVVFWAGWIFFDGAAAALRRRTLDMMVLVAVAIGAGWLYSLAVTLTGGGEVFYEAAAMLAVFVLLGHWFEMRARGGANDAIRTLMSLAPPMALVIRDGAEVEIPTADVVVGDLLLIRPGARIPVDGAVVEGESEVDESMVTGESLPVAKRTGSEVVGATINTTGTLRVEATRVGADTALAQIVDLVQEAQNSKAPGQRLADRAAFWLVLVALLGGALTLAGWMIAGEDFSTALLFAITVVVITCPDALGLATPTAVMVGTGMGARRGVLFKNATAIETAARIDTVVMDKTGTLTKGEPEVTDFITIGQPSDALRLVAAVERESEHPLARAVVRYAETQGVDAAAAERFENVPGHGAIATVDGHRVAVGNVRFMEREGVHLGSLGTSRAEIAAGGRTAVLAAVDGAAVAVIGLADAPRDTSAEAIRDLHDLGIEVVMLTGDNQATADRIAAQLGIDTVIAEVLPEDKAAKISELQAQGKTVAMVGDGVNDAPALATADLGIAIGAGTDVAIETADLVLMRSDPLDVPIAIRIGRGTLRKMRQNLGWAVGYNSLALPIAAGLLYPSLGVVLRPEWAALSMSGSSFLVATNAVLLKRLRLPSEGDSAKPTSGGPT; the protein is encoded by the coding sequence ATGACCCACACCCACACCCACACCCAGGAACGCCACGACACGGTGGTCCTCCAGGTCGGAGGGATGCAGTTCGCTTCCGAGAAGAACAAGGTCGAGTCGTTCCTCGGCCGCATGAACGGGGTGGTCGCCGTCGACGCCAACCCGGTGGCGCAGACAGCGACGGTCACGTTCGATCCTTCTGTCGCGACCGCCGAGCAGCTGCGGGAGTGTGTCATCGAATGCGGATACCACTGCGCCGGCGAGTCGGTCCCCGCCCACGTCTGCTACGAGGAGGCGCCCCAGGCCCATCCCGGCGAGGAACGATCACCCCATGCGGTGATGGGCCACGGCAGCCACGGCGAGATGTCGATGGACGCCATGGTCACCGACATGCGCAACCGCTTCCTGGTGGCGTTGCTCTTCACCATCCCCATCGTCTTGTACTCACCATTGGGACGCGACACCCTCGGCTTCACTCTGGGCACCCCGTTCGGACTGCGCGACGACGTGTTCGCCCTGCTCCTCAGCCTTCCGGTGGTCTTCTGGGCGGGATGGATCTTCTTCGACGGCGCTGCCGCCGCGCTGCGTCGTCGCACCCTCGACATGATGGTTCTCGTCGCCGTCGCCATCGGCGCCGGATGGCTCTACTCCCTGGCGGTCACCCTCACCGGAGGGGGCGAGGTGTTCTACGAGGCGGCGGCGATGCTCGCCGTGTTCGTCCTCCTCGGCCACTGGTTCGAGATGCGGGCCCGGGGCGGCGCCAACGACGCCATCCGAACCCTGATGAGCCTGGCACCACCAATGGCCCTCGTGATCCGCGACGGAGCCGAGGTCGAGATCCCGACTGCCGACGTCGTCGTGGGTGACCTGCTGTTGATCCGACCCGGTGCCCGCATCCCGGTTGACGGCGCTGTCGTCGAAGGCGAATCCGAGGTCGACGAGTCGATGGTCACCGGCGAGAGCCTCCCCGTGGCCAAACGTACCGGGAGCGAGGTGGTTGGCGCGACCATCAACACCACAGGCACCCTTCGAGTCGAAGCCACCCGGGTTGGTGCGGACACCGCCCTCGCCCAGATCGTCGATCTCGTCCAGGAGGCACAGAACTCCAAAGCGCCCGGACAGCGCCTCGCCGACCGCGCCGCCTTCTGGCTCGTCCTCGTCGCCCTGCTCGGTGGTGCCCTCACCCTCGCCGGCTGGATGATCGCCGGCGAGGACTTCTCCACCGCGCTCCTGTTTGCCATCACCGTGGTGGTGATCACCTGCCCAGACGCCCTCGGCCTGGCCACCCCCACCGCGGTCATGGTCGGGACCGGCATGGGCGCCCGCCGCGGGGTGCTGTTCAAGAACGCCACCGCCATCGAGACCGCCGCCCGCATCGACACCGTGGTCATGGACAAGACCGGCACCCTCACCAAAGGCGAACCGGAGGTGACCGACTTCATCACCATCGGCCAACCATCTGATGCGTTGCGGCTCGTCGCAGCAGTAGAACGAGAGTCGGAACACCCGCTCGCCCGGGCCGTCGTCCGCTACGCCGAAACCCAGGGCGTCGACGCCGCCGCGGCGGAACGTTTCGAAAACGTCCCCGGTCACGGTGCCATCGCCACCGTCGACGGACACCGAGTGGCGGTGGGCAACGTCCGGTTCATGGAGCGAGAAGGCGTCCACCTCGGCAGCCTCGGTACGAGCCGCGCGGAGATCGCCGCCGGTGGCCGCACCGCGGTGCTCGCCGCCGTCGACGGGGCGGCAGTCGCGGTGATCGGCCTCGCCGACGCGCCCCGGGACACGTCCGCTGAGGCGATTCGCGACCTCCACGATCTCGGTATCGAGGTGGTCATGCTCACCGGCGACAACCAGGCCACCGCCGACCGTATCGCCGCCCAGCTCGGCATCGACACCGTCATCGCCGAGGTCCTTCCCGAAGACAAGGCCGCGAAGATCAGCGAGCTCCAAGCCCAGGGCAAGACGGTGGCCATGGTCGGGGACGGAGTCAACGATGCACCGGCCCTGGCCACGGCCGACCTCGGTATCGCCATCGGAGCCGGGACCGACGTCGCCATCGAGACCGCCGACCTCGTCCTGATGAGATCCGACCCGCTCGATGTGCCCATCGCCATCCGTATCGGCCGAGGCACCCTGCGCAAGATGCGTCAGAACCTGGGATGGGCCGTCGGTTACAACAGCCTGGCTCTTCCTATCGCCGCCGGCCTCCTCTACCCGTCCCTCGGTGTGGTGCTCCGACCCGAGTGGGCCGCCCTCTCCATGTCCGGCTCCAGCTTCCTCGTCGCCACCAACGCCGTACTCCTCAAACGACTCCGTCTCCCCAGCGAGGGAGACAGCGCGAAACCAACCAGTGGCGGCCCAACGTGA
- a CDS encoding response regulator transcription factor: MDLRRILLVDDEPELRRMVRRYLQAEGFEVVEASDGRDALSRLGGSTPDLVVLDVAMPGIDGFEVLQEIRRHSDVPVIMLTARTEEVDRVVGLSIGADDYVTKPFSPRELVARIRAVLRRGGQTRSAADVLEFDGISVDLAGRQVVTESGTVGVSTLEFDLLAALASAPGRVFTRAQLLERVWGWDYFGADRVVDVHVGNLRKALSDDASNPRFIATVRGVGYKFVAEPR; encoded by the coding sequence GTGGATCTGCGACGGATTCTCCTTGTCGACGACGAGCCTGAACTGAGGCGGATGGTTCGCCGCTATCTGCAAGCCGAGGGCTTCGAGGTCGTCGAGGCGAGCGATGGACGCGATGCGTTGTCCCGATTGGGCGGTTCGACCCCTGATCTGGTCGTGCTCGACGTCGCCATGCCGGGCATCGACGGATTCGAGGTGCTCCAAGAGATCCGCCGCCACTCCGACGTTCCAGTGATCATGCTCACCGCACGTACCGAGGAGGTGGACCGCGTCGTGGGTCTCAGTATCGGCGCCGACGACTACGTCACCAAGCCGTTCAGTCCCCGGGAGCTGGTCGCACGGATCCGTGCGGTGCTGCGACGTGGCGGACAGACCCGCAGCGCTGCCGATGTGCTGGAATTCGACGGGATCAGCGTCGACCTGGCGGGTCGCCAGGTCGTCACCGAATCGGGGACCGTCGGGGTGAGCACCCTCGAGTTCGACCTCCTCGCCGCACTGGCGTCAGCGCCGGGACGAGTGTTCACTCGTGCTCAGCTGTTGGAGCGGGTGTGGGGCTGGGATTACTTCGGAGCCGATCGCGTGGTCGACGTCCACGTCGGAAACCTTCGCAAGGCGCTAAGTGACGACGCCTCCAACCCGCGGTTCATCGCTACGGTCCGCGGAGTCGGATACAAGTTCGTGGCAGAACCACGATGA
- a CDS encoding heavy metal-responsive transcriptional regulator, producing the protein MQIGELARRTGVPTKTIRYYEEIGVLPEPERDHNDYRNYPDDAVDRLEFIREAQATGLTLTEIGSILDLRSQGEATCRHVVDLLERHLDALDRHITSLRRTRRKLASLTERARNLDPADCRDPNRCQTISGADVAELGSVKTGRHLHAAPSGHHH; encoded by the coding sequence ATGCAGATCGGAGAACTGGCGCGACGCACCGGTGTTCCCACCAAGACGATCCGGTACTACGAGGAGATCGGTGTGCTCCCCGAACCCGAACGCGACCACAACGACTACCGGAACTACCCCGACGACGCGGTCGATCGGCTCGAGTTCATCCGGGAGGCTCAGGCCACGGGGCTGACGCTCACCGAGATCGGCTCCATCCTCGACCTGCGTAGCCAGGGTGAAGCTACCTGCCGACACGTCGTCGACCTGTTGGAGCGCCACCTCGACGCCCTCGACCGCCACATCACCTCCCTGCGGCGGACTCGCCGCAAACTGGCGTCGCTCACCGAACGGGCCCGCAACCTCGACCCGGCCGACTGTCGGGACCCGAACCGGTGCCAGACCATCTCTGGCGCCGATGTCGCCGAGCTGGGATCGGTGAAGACGGGACGCCACCTGCACGCCGCCCCATCCGGCCACCACCACTGA